The Phocoena phocoena chromosome 4, mPhoPho1.1, whole genome shotgun sequence genome contains a region encoding:
- the DNAJC28 gene encoding dnaJ homolog subfamily C member 28, giving the protein MNTVYAMMAQILRSHLINASVIPNRMKMGPYLGVIRTRMMSTHKSKKNMREYYRLLNLVEGCSADDVRESFHKLAKKYHPDGGSNTADSATFIRIEEAYRKVLSHVIEQRNARQSKVEETEEEEKKFKYNTPQHRHYLSFEGIGFGTPSQREKQYRHFRADRATEQVMEYQKQKLQSQYFTDSVTVKDVRHSKEQKITQAIERLVEDLIQESMAKGDFDNLSGKGKPLKKFSGCSYIDPMTHNLNRILIDNGYQPEWILMQKEIKDTIDQLREAILVSRKKLGNPMTPTEQKQWNQVCEQFQENIKKLNKRINDFNLIVPLLTRQKVHFDAQKEIARAQEIYETLMKTQEVTDKNPNNFDQGEEEKTPGVKTGFFNWMNVWQFIKT; this is encoded by the coding sequence ATGAACACAGTGTATGCGATGATGGCTCAAATCTTAAGATCTCATCTGATAAATGCTTCAGTGATTCCTAATCGAATGAAAATGGGTCCATATCTTGGTGTCATTAGAACTAGAATGATGTCAACTCATAAATCCAAAAAGAATATGAGAGAATATTATAGGCTGCTGAATCTGGTTGAAGGATGCTCTGCAGATGACGTCAGGGAATCTTTTCATAAGCTTGCCAAGAAATACCATCCAGATGGTGGCTCTAATACTGCTGATTCTGCAACATTTATAAGGATCGAAGAAGCTTATAGGAAGGTGCTTTCCCACGTGATAGAACAAAGAAATGCCAGACAGAGTAAAGttgaagaaacagaagaagaagaaaaaaaattcaaatataacacACCCCAACACCGGCATTATTTAAGTTTTGAGGGTATTGGTTTTGGGACTCCAAGTCAACGAGAGAAGCAGTATAGGCACTTTAGAGCAGACCGTGCAACTGAGCAAGTGATGGAATACCAAAAGCAGAAACTGCAAAGCCAGTATTTCACCGATAGTGTAACTGTTAAAGATGTAAGACACAGTAAGGAACAAAAGATAACTCAAGCAATAGAACGTTTGGTGGAGGATCTCATTCAGGAATCAATGGCAAAAGGAGACTTTGACAATCTCAGTGGGAAAGGAAAACCTCTAAAAAAGTTTTCTGGCTGTTCATATATTGATCCCATGACTCACAACCTGAACAGGATATTGATAGATAATGGCTACCAACCAGAATGGATCCTaatgcaaaaggaaataaaggatacTATTGATCAACTCAGAGAGGCAATTTTAGTGTCAAGGAAAAAACTTGGGAATCCAATGACACCAACTGAACAGAAACAGTGGAACCAAGTTTGTGAGCAGTTTCAAGAAAAcatcaaaaaactaaacaagCGAATTAATGACTTTAATTTAATTGTTCCCCTTCTGACCAGGCAAAAAGTCCATTTTGATGCCCAGAAAGAAATTGCCAGAGCCCAGGAAATATATGAGACGCTTATGAAAACACAAGAAGTCACAGATAAAAACCCAAATAACTTTGAtcagggagaagaagagaaaacacctGGAGTCAAGACAGGTTTCTTTAACTGGATGAATGTGTGGCAGTTTATTAAAACATGA